The following coding sequences lie in one Alloacidobacterium dinghuense genomic window:
- a CDS encoding alpha-mannosidase, with amino-acid sequence MKTGLGRAVAWSTICAAALFFSSPVRAQEAEITAQLKSLPDGAQTVLKRLRDLDHLPAGEWRFHSGDVAHGESVDLDDSSWQAVKPGFESSGEASWYRRMVEVPKTLNGYDLTDTRIWFRFEAGANGPVPQIIYFNGRRVAMGDDLEPIVLLDHAKPGEKVLIAVKMLHTVDQKHFHNAEFKIDFSENRPNPDDLFKEFVSAALLVPSLSKNPQGDESTLEKSIETVDLKALDAADQTKFDASLKESATQLEVLKSMLKEGTFHLTGNSHIDAAWLWPWTETVDVVKRTFSTALQLMNEYPDYTYTQSAAQYNEWMATKYPEINDEIKKRIKEGRWEVVGGMWVEPDLNLPDGESQARSLLLGKRFYQKEYGVDVRIGWNPDSFGYNWQTPQIYKKSGVDYFVTQKMTWNDTNQLPFKLFWWESPDGSKVLTYFPHDYANNNLNPIRLSDDLAMARKRSPGMTEMMDLYGIGDHGGGPTRAVLDEGAHWAEPNKIVPNYKFGTAQSFFSTVEKQVSPESPTWDYFSVMKGYTPPPTPPEGQIAIPTWKSELYFEYHRGVQTTQAQHKWNMRHSEEWALNAEKYASLAWLDGKSYPNDQLTDAWKTITFNDFHDLAAGSGIGVIYKEAQEQFDKVRLETDEISQKSLRTVAAQINTKAAGEVPVLVFNPLAWERSGPVEVSVQMPNAAPNGVSVLDPAGHVLPAVQLSSDKATNSYKLLVEAKNVPSMGYQVLHVIPGDKPFTSDLKVNGLTLENAAVRITVDKTTGCITSLFDKKANFETLASGACGNELQAFKDTPKDYDAWNIDPGTLDIPPTKLSEADSVELVQKGPARASIRVTRNWSKSKFVQEIQLAAGSDEVNVVNDIDWHEDHILLKAAFPLAVTSDKATYEIPYGSIERPTTRNNSWDKAQFEVPALRWADLNDGQHGFSLINSSKYGYDDAGNVLRLTLLRSPTWPDPVADRGHQHFTFALYPHAGDWKQALTVRHGYEYNYRLKAVQVEAHTGTLPLEHSFLTVKPENVVLTALKKAEDSNALILHMYEWAGKQANVEIALPEHATAATETNLMEQPQGSPLTVEGGHVSVPIHPYEILAVRVDYPHGN; translated from the coding sequence GTGAAGACTGGATTGGGTCGCGCGGTGGCCTGGAGCACGATTTGTGCCGCTGCCTTGTTTTTTTCATCTCCTGTGCGGGCGCAAGAAGCTGAAATAACCGCACAGCTTAAGTCGTTGCCCGACGGGGCGCAGACAGTTTTGAAGCGCCTTCGGGATCTGGATCACTTGCCAGCGGGCGAGTGGCGATTCCATTCCGGCGACGTGGCGCATGGTGAGAGCGTCGATCTTGACGATTCGAGCTGGCAGGCTGTAAAGCCCGGCTTTGAATCTTCCGGCGAAGCATCCTGGTATCGCCGCATGGTAGAGGTTCCGAAAACGCTCAATGGATACGATCTGACGGACACGCGCATCTGGTTCAGGTTCGAAGCAGGCGCGAACGGTCCTGTTCCTCAGATCATCTACTTCAACGGACGCCGCGTGGCCATGGGTGATGATCTTGAGCCAATCGTGCTCCTCGATCATGCGAAACCCGGCGAAAAAGTCCTGATCGCAGTGAAGATGCTGCATACTGTCGATCAAAAGCACTTCCACAATGCAGAATTCAAGATCGACTTCTCCGAAAACCGGCCCAATCCGGACGATCTCTTCAAAGAATTTGTTTCCGCCGCATTGCTCGTCCCGAGTCTTTCCAAAAACCCTCAAGGCGATGAATCAACCCTCGAAAAGTCGATCGAGACTGTTGATCTGAAAGCTCTCGACGCCGCCGATCAGACCAAGTTCGATGCTTCGCTCAAGGAATCCGCGACTCAGCTTGAGGTGCTGAAGTCTATGCTGAAAGAGGGCACGTTCCACCTGACGGGGAATTCTCACATCGATGCCGCATGGCTTTGGCCTTGGACGGAAACGGTCGACGTGGTGAAGCGCACCTTCTCAACCGCTCTGCAGTTGATGAACGAGTATCCGGATTACACCTACACGCAATCCGCCGCGCAGTACAACGAGTGGATGGCCACGAAGTATCCGGAGATCAACGACGAAATCAAGAAGCGCATCAAGGAAGGCCGCTGGGAAGTCGTTGGCGGCATGTGGGTCGAGCCTGACCTGAACCTGCCTGATGGTGAATCGCAGGCGCGCTCGTTGTTGCTCGGCAAGCGCTTCTACCAGAAGGAATATGGCGTCGATGTTCGCATCGGCTGGAACCCAGATTCCTTTGGTTACAACTGGCAGACTCCGCAGATATACAAGAAGTCTGGAGTCGATTATTTCGTTACCCAGAAGATGACGTGGAACGATACCAACCAGCTTCCATTCAAGCTCTTCTGGTGGGAATCGCCGGATGGCAGCAAGGTTCTGACCTACTTCCCGCATGATTATGCAAATAACAATCTGAACCCGATTCGTCTCTCCGACGATCTGGCAATGGCCCGCAAGCGCTCTCCCGGCATGACCGAGATGATGGACCTTTACGGCATCGGGGATCACGGTGGCGGTCCGACCCGTGCCGTTCTCGATGAGGGAGCACACTGGGCAGAGCCGAACAAGATCGTTCCCAATTACAAATTCGGAACCGCGCAGAGTTTCTTCAGCACGGTTGAGAAGCAAGTATCTCCTGAGTCGCCTACCTGGGACTACTTCTCGGTGATGAAGGGTTACACACCCCCTCCGACTCCGCCCGAAGGACAGATCGCGATTCCGACATGGAAGAGCGAGCTTTATTTCGAATACCACCGCGGAGTACAAACCACGCAGGCGCAGCATAAGTGGAACATGCGCCACAGTGAAGAATGGGCTCTTAACGCCGAGAAATACGCTTCGCTGGCATGGCTCGATGGCAAGTCATATCCCAATGATCAGCTCACGGATGCGTGGAAGACAATTACTTTCAATGACTTCCATGATCTGGCCGCCGGTTCGGGCATCGGCGTTATCTACAAGGAAGCACAGGAGCAATTCGACAAGGTGCGTCTCGAGACCGATGAGATCTCGCAGAAGTCTTTGCGGACGGTTGCGGCGCAAATCAACACCAAGGCCGCGGGCGAAGTCCCGGTGCTCGTCTTCAACCCGCTGGCCTGGGAGCGCTCTGGACCGGTAGAGGTGAGCGTGCAGATGCCGAACGCGGCTCCGAACGGCGTTTCGGTGCTTGATCCGGCCGGACACGTTCTACCTGCGGTCCAGCTTTCCAGTGATAAGGCAACCAACTCCTACAAATTGCTGGTGGAAGCGAAGAACGTTCCGTCCATGGGTTACCAGGTGCTGCACGTCATTCCCGGCGACAAGCCGTTCACCAGCGATTTGAAGGTGAATGGTCTCACGCTGGAGAATGCGGCAGTCCGCATTACCGTAGACAAGACGACGGGCTGCATTACCAGCCTCTTCGACAAGAAGGCGAACTTCGAAACCCTGGCCAGCGGCGCCTGCGGCAACGAGTTGCAGGCCTTTAAGGACACGCCGAAGGACTACGACGCGTGGAATATCGATCCCGGCACGCTGGACATTCCTCCCACCAAACTGTCCGAGGCCGATTCGGTTGAACTGGTGCAAAAGGGACCGGCACGAGCGTCCATCCGGGTGACTCGCAACTGGTCGAAGTCAAAGTTCGTGCAGGAGATTCAGCTTGCTGCCGGATCAGACGAGGTCAACGTCGTCAACGACATCGACTGGCATGAAGACCACATCTTGTTGAAGGCGGCTTTCCCGCTTGCCGTAACCAGCGACAAGGCTACGTACGAAATTCCGTACGGCAGCATTGAACGCCCCACCACCCGCAACAACAGCTGGGACAAGGCACAGTTTGAGGTTCCGGCACTGCGCTGGGCGGATCTCAACGACGGCCAACATGGCTTCAGCCTGATCAATAGTTCGAAGTACGGCTATGATGACGCTGGCAACGTCCTGCGGCTGACTCTGCTGCGCTCTCCAACATGGCCGGATCCGGTCGCGGATCGCGGTCACCAGCACTTCACCTTCGCTCTGTATCCACACGCGGGGGACTGGAAGCAGGCTTTAACGGTCCGTCACGGTTACGAATACAACTACAGATTGAAGGCAGTGCAGGTCGAAGCTCACACCGGAACCTTGCCGCTGGAGCACTCGTTCCTGACGGTGAAACCTGAAAACGTGGTCCTTACCGCCTTGAAGAAGGCAGAGGACAGCAATGCCCTGATTCTGCACATGTATGAGTGGGCAGGGAAGCAGGCAAACGTGGAAATAGCCCTCCCTGAGCACGCCACAGCAGCGACTGAAACCAATCTGATGGAGCAGCCCCAGGGTTCGCCTTTAACTGTGGAAGGCGGTCATGTCAGCGTCCCAATCCACCCGTATGAAATCCTCGCGGTTCGCGTGGATTATCCACACGGCAATTAA
- a CDS encoding ABC transporter permease, translating into MRFELFVAARYLRAKRRQAVVGVITAISVAGVAVGVASLIIALAITNGMSRDLRERLLSSTAHVDLMRVQSDGIRNWRELTDRLRQLPHVTAASPGLYEQVLVSRGALSGGVELKGIIPAEERTVSDLIANVKQGSATPLSQTATASAEDDVNRATPPLVIGYDLANTLDAKVGDTVLVTSPQGELTPYGIVPKYQPFQIVGIFRSGFYQYDSSFGFIRLADAQRLFGEPDVISVISFKVDDLYHADRIGKEIELAAGPGFETTNWMEQNRELFRALKEEQVVTVIVIGLIVCVAALNILIALTMMVMEKTKDIAVLMSMGVQPGQIRRIFLMQGFLISVFGTVLGLVLGYVLAWAGGHYRFIHLSADVYSIDYLPFAPRLLHGVIVAVVSLCVSLLATLYPSSSAAQVLPAEALRYE; encoded by the coding sequence GTGAGATTCGAACTTTTCGTCGCTGCGCGGTATCTGAGAGCAAAGCGGCGACAGGCCGTGGTTGGCGTGATTACAGCGATCTCCGTGGCAGGCGTTGCGGTGGGTGTCGCCTCGCTCATCATTGCGCTTGCGATTACCAATGGCATGAGTCGCGACCTGCGCGAGCGGCTGCTTAGTTCGACCGCGCATGTAGACCTGATGCGCGTACAAAGTGATGGCATCCGCAACTGGCGTGAACTTACGGATCGCCTGCGTCAGTTGCCGCATGTGACCGCAGCCTCGCCTGGCTTGTATGAGCAGGTGCTGGTATCTCGCGGCGCCCTGTCCGGAGGCGTGGAATTGAAGGGCATCATTCCCGCAGAGGAACGCACGGTCAGCGATCTGATCGCGAATGTCAAACAGGGCAGCGCAACTCCCCTCTCGCAAACAGCAACGGCATCCGCAGAAGACGATGTAAACCGAGCCACGCCGCCTCTGGTTATCGGATACGATCTCGCGAATACGCTGGATGCCAAGGTTGGCGATACGGTGCTTGTCACCAGCCCTCAGGGTGAATTGACGCCGTACGGCATTGTGCCAAAGTATCAGCCCTTTCAGATTGTCGGCATCTTTCGCTCGGGTTTTTACCAGTACGATTCGAGCTTCGGGTTCATTCGCCTGGCTGATGCACAGCGGCTTTTCGGCGAACCGGATGTGATTTCGGTGATCTCTTTCAAAGTCGATGACCTCTATCACGCTGATCGCATCGGCAAAGAGATCGAGCTAGCCGCTGGCCCGGGATTTGAAACGACGAACTGGATGGAGCAGAACCGCGAACTCTTTCGCGCGCTCAAAGAAGAGCAAGTCGTCACCGTCATCGTCATCGGATTGATTGTTTGCGTCGCCGCGCTCAATATTCTGATCGCGCTCACCATGATGGTCATGGAGAAGACGAAGGACATAGCTGTCCTCATGTCTATGGGAGTGCAGCCTGGTCAGATTCGGCGCATCTTCCTGATGCAGGGATTTCTCATCAGTGTTTTCGGCACAGTATTGGGTCTTGTTCTAGGGTATGTGCTGGCGTGGGCTGGGGGCCACTATCGCTTCATTCATCTCTCAGCCGATGTGTACTCAATCGACTATCTACCCTTTGCGCCACGCCTACTCCATGGAGTGATCGTCGCCGTTGTGTCCTTATGTGTGTCGCTTCTCGCTACACTCTATCCGTCGAGTTCCGCAGCCCAGGTCCTTCCTGCCGAAGCTCTGCGGTATGAATAG
- a CDS encoding glycosyl hydrolase family 28-related protein: MLRWKLSSANLLIFFSCAVPFAAIAGQTNSAPQNQGSAAQARTVVLDNHSQLSLGDAYNNTCSNGGMLVITPSFKSNEPIPAQCENQPAVLDLRRPDSLTGRLNVRNEGAVGDGAADDTAALQKAIQYALDHPVGSGAKGSPVVYLPAGTYKVSKTLRIPAQLHLIGDGPETTSLQITNPTANLITVYAGKCGDWTCNGSVEGVSLLGNGHSTTGTLLEIGAADGFHLRDVKMYNHGGRGLQVNYGSERLASNNFYIYAVRWPIILAGDINESYFWNTQVISPGSTDEGTGGGDKYCYSINCVSGRFPGPNSGPGGSPTPISPDTHAAIFVDKAVNFSFVGGSIKPLKYAAGIQVFNGSVSTVKNFYFEGFPWDQAGRLSAAVIAGGAAVHTTLSATLAGNAAEVAVANTDWMPHFSTDPSDINLKTHNYYPYILLPQDYASGSTEPSRYVPSVKRGQFEVVNVAGFGGDGKLYIAARGTSGTAPASTSWPSGSIVEELPYGFYGALSLQDSHVAAIQPPKQGYRDTCDQTNEHTCADIIVGYIPDGLYVDPTGGKNATPGNRPYAGAISLSSVTIASGDFPHKGEIATHRFARVALDGTTSIPLSPQSGEVVDKQNLRLDIGPATNGKYVTAPLYATGRTAEPEVTFSAIGGIYAPAFGLFARYESQYGQGGYANGGWMNGLKFANQYCWFDTPSEGQKQSINRICMNGGPSNNEHPGYEYDVWSGSKWVNAFQVNGKSDATADVSVSGNLTVAKTLYVKSIEVAGGNSAVMHAATSNHASSAAGISGTTAAIGGAPLQSGQCTSGVARLSGVANSMVASASPVSDPGDGFIWQAFVSAANIVTVKVCAIDKGTPKPVAYNVRVQ; encoded by the coding sequence ATGCTTCGATGGAAACTTAGTTCTGCCAATCTCTTGATTTTTTTCAGTTGTGCAGTGCCGTTCGCGGCAATTGCCGGACAGACAAACAGTGCTCCTCAAAATCAGGGTTCCGCGGCACAGGCTCGAACCGTTGTTCTCGATAACCATTCGCAGCTTTCGCTGGGCGATGCATACAACAACACATGTTCGAATGGCGGAATGCTCGTGATCACACCCAGCTTCAAGTCAAATGAGCCCATTCCGGCGCAGTGCGAAAATCAACCGGCTGTACTTGATTTGAGACGACCCGACTCGCTGACGGGACGGCTCAACGTGCGCAATGAAGGCGCCGTAGGAGACGGCGCGGCAGACGATACGGCGGCTCTACAGAAAGCCATCCAGTATGCGCTTGACCATCCGGTTGGATCAGGCGCAAAGGGATCTCCGGTTGTATACCTTCCTGCTGGAACCTACAAGGTAAGTAAGACTCTCCGAATCCCCGCACAACTGCATCTCATCGGAGACGGTCCGGAGACCACCTCGCTTCAGATCACGAATCCCACTGCAAATCTAATCACTGTCTACGCGGGGAAATGCGGGGATTGGACCTGTAACGGAAGCGTGGAAGGAGTCTCGCTGCTTGGCAACGGGCATTCTACGACAGGCACTCTTCTCGAAATTGGAGCGGCTGACGGCTTCCATCTTCGTGACGTGAAGATGTACAACCATGGCGGCCGTGGCTTGCAGGTGAATTATGGCTCTGAGCGGCTTGCGTCGAACAATTTTTATATCTACGCAGTACGCTGGCCAATCATTCTTGCAGGCGACATTAACGAAAGCTACTTCTGGAATACGCAGGTCATCAGCCCAGGATCGACCGACGAGGGTACAGGTGGGGGAGACAAATACTGCTACAGTATTAACTGCGTGAGCGGAAGGTTTCCGGGACCGAACTCGGGTCCTGGTGGCTCTCCTACGCCCATCTCGCCAGACACGCATGCCGCCATCTTCGTCGATAAGGCTGTGAACTTCTCCTTCGTGGGCGGCTCAATTAAGCCACTCAAATATGCAGCCGGAATACAGGTCTTCAATGGAAGTGTGAGCACCGTTAAGAATTTTTATTTCGAAGGTTTTCCATGGGACCAGGCTGGCAGGTTGAGCGCCGCTGTCATCGCTGGAGGCGCCGCAGTACACACGACTCTCTCCGCAACTTTGGCGGGGAACGCAGCCGAGGTTGCTGTCGCGAATACCGATTGGATGCCGCACTTCTCGACAGATCCGAGCGATATTAATCTGAAGACCCACAACTACTATCCGTATATCCTGCTTCCACAGGACTATGCCTCGGGCAGCACAGAGCCTTCGCGATATGTGCCGAGCGTCAAAAGAGGGCAATTTGAAGTTGTGAATGTGGCCGGCTTTGGCGGAGATGGAAAGCTCTACATCGCTGCTCGTGGTACCAGTGGAACAGCACCTGCGAGTACTTCATGGCCTTCGGGATCGATCGTTGAAGAACTGCCGTATGGATTCTACGGCGCATTGAGTTTGCAGGATTCGCATGTCGCCGCGATCCAGCCGCCGAAACAAGGCTATCGCGATACGTGCGACCAGACCAACGAGCACACCTGCGCGGATATCATCGTTGGCTACATCCCCGATGGCCTCTACGTGGATCCCACCGGAGGCAAGAATGCTACTCCCGGCAATCGTCCTTATGCAGGAGCAATCAGTCTATCGTCGGTAACCATTGCCAGCGGAGATTTCCCACACAAAGGCGAAATAGCCACACATCGATTTGCGCGCGTAGCACTCGATGGAACCACCAGCATTCCCCTCTCTCCGCAATCCGGAGAGGTGGTCGATAAGCAGAATCTTCGCCTCGACATTGGCCCCGCTACCAATGGCAAGTATGTGACAGCTCCGCTTTATGCAACAGGACGCACGGCCGAGCCGGAAGTAACCTTCAGCGCGATTGGCGGCATTTACGCTCCAGCCTTTGGCCTCTTTGCAAGATACGAATCGCAGTACGGTCAGGGAGGATATGCCAACGGTGGCTGGATGAACGGGTTGAAATTCGCAAATCAGTATTGCTGGTTCGATACTCCGTCTGAAGGGCAGAAGCAATCGATCAACCGCATATGCATGAACGGTGGTCCTTCGAACAACGAGCATCCTGGCTACGAATACGATGTCTGGTCCGGATCGAAATGGGTGAATGCTTTTCAGGTGAATGGAAAATCGGATGCCACCGCTGATGTTTCCGTATCGGGAAATCTAACTGTCGCTAAAACTCTCTATGTGAAATCGATTGAGGTTGCAGGCGGTAACTCCGCTGTCATGCATGCTGCCACATCGAACCATGCTTCGAGTGCAGCCGGCATCTCTGGCACGACCGCCGCAATTGGCGGCGCTCCGCTTCAGTCCGGCCAATGCACCAGCGGAGTTGCGCGACTGTCCGGAGTTGCAAATTCCATGGTTGCGTCGGCCTCGCCAGTAAGCGATCCGGGAGATGGATTCATCTGGCAGGCCTTTGTTTCTGCAGCAAACATCGTTACAGTAAAAGTCTGTGCGATCGATAAAGGAACACCCAAACCCGTAGCGTACAACGTAAGGGTGCAATAG
- a CDS encoding GumC family protein: MQGQAITPRPSELPLALAPAAGNTLEHSVLTPGDVRKIIIKRKWVILVCLLFGLLVAGYFAFLSTPLYEAVAEVDIDLGRSTNIGISDLVEQNLAGEDASSERLQTEVAIMRSNTVALDVINTLDLYHRKPFSEVFRDSPYNGHLTPGQRTALLKTFSGNLKIMLVPGTNLVEIRYRNPDPKLATSVTNAILDAYMERDLRARYEGTNRVSSWLSQQLSALKKQVEDSQQQVAQYQRANNLIGLNADGQTLVTSNLQTVNQQLAEAQADRIVKEARYRLAQTRNPELLVSVAPGTTLTALRQQQSELLVQYAQLKSKYGSDWPKVKEAEKQLAAVQVNIDTEINNLTNRFEEEYNTSVKTENLLHQRLEEIKQEAYHNNESAAEFEILKHGADSASDLYDALQTKLKEAGITAGLNSNNIDVVDRAAEPARPISPAKKRDLLFGLLGGLLLGTIAALFLESLDDTIRTSDDAEAISGLPSLAVIPHFDVLKKLSGSAELSALQKERNSKVSADLISYTEPQSVIAEGFRTLRSSLMLSAVDREPRLILLTSSFAAEGKSTCAANLAISFARRSARVLLVDSDLRKGTQHLKFKTSNRVGLSTLLSRESGNEVYEQPLPDLPNLTVVTRGPIAPNPGEMLASRSMEDLLLQWRLEYDHVILDTSPVLAVSDTLSLAPHMDAVFILVRSGVTRKKALSRVRDLLRRSNARLLGTVVNDVDLRLENYYTYSRRYDYDYSKGYGAGYGVTDEEK, from the coding sequence ATGCAAGGACAAGCAATAACGCCGCGGCCGTCCGAATTACCTTTAGCGTTAGCGCCTGCGGCTGGCAACACATTAGAACATTCCGTTCTGACGCCCGGCGATGTGCGCAAGATCATCATCAAGCGGAAATGGGTGATTCTTGTCTGTCTTCTCTTTGGGCTCCTTGTAGCCGGCTACTTTGCCTTCCTGTCGACTCCGCTCTATGAGGCTGTGGCCGAAGTTGACATCGATCTTGGGCGATCCACGAACATTGGTATCAGCGATCTGGTCGAGCAGAATCTTGCGGGTGAAGATGCGTCCTCCGAGCGACTGCAAACAGAAGTGGCGATCATGCGCAGCAACACGGTTGCGCTCGACGTCATCAATACGCTTGACCTCTACCACAGGAAGCCCTTCTCAGAGGTCTTTAGAGATTCTCCGTATAACGGGCACTTAACACCGGGCCAGCGTACTGCTCTGCTGAAGACCTTTTCCGGCAACCTGAAAATCATGCTCGTCCCGGGAACGAACCTGGTCGAGATCCGATACAGAAATCCCGACCCAAAACTGGCAACGTCGGTTACTAATGCCATCCTGGATGCCTACATGGAGCGCGACCTGCGCGCCCGGTATGAAGGCACCAACCGTGTCTCAAGCTGGCTTTCGCAGCAGTTGAGCGCTCTGAAGAAACAGGTAGAAGATTCGCAGCAGCAAGTAGCGCAGTATCAGCGAGCCAACAATCTCATCGGCTTGAATGCGGATGGCCAGACACTGGTCACCAGCAATCTGCAAACGGTGAACCAGCAACTCGCTGAGGCTCAAGCCGACCGCATCGTGAAAGAAGCGCGCTATCGGCTGGCGCAGACCAGAAATCCTGAACTCCTCGTTTCTGTCGCACCGGGAACGACCCTGACCGCCTTGCGCCAACAGCAAAGCGAATTGTTGGTGCAGTATGCGCAGTTGAAATCAAAATACGGCTCTGACTGGCCGAAGGTGAAGGAAGCTGAGAAGCAACTGGCAGCGGTTCAGGTGAATATCGATACAGAGATCAATAATCTTACGAACCGCTTTGAAGAGGAATACAACACCTCGGTAAAGACGGAGAATCTGCTCCATCAGCGACTGGAAGAGATTAAGCAGGAAGCGTACCACAACAACGAGTCGGCAGCCGAATTCGAAATACTGAAGCACGGAGCCGATTCAGCCTCCGATCTGTATGACGCCCTCCAAACCAAGCTTAAGGAAGCCGGCATTACCGCTGGCTTGAATTCAAACAACATCGACGTGGTTGACCGGGCTGCTGAACCTGCCCGGCCGATCTCTCCGGCAAAGAAGCGGGATCTCTTATTCGGCCTTCTCGGTGGATTGTTGCTGGGAACGATTGCTGCGCTTTTTCTGGAATCGCTGGACGATACCATCCGCACTTCGGACGATGCTGAGGCCATTTCCGGTCTGCCTTCTCTGGCCGTCATTCCACATTTTGACGTATTGAAGAAGCTGAGCGGATCAGCAGAGCTCTCAGCGTTGCAAAAGGAACGCAACTCCAAAGTCTCCGCAGACTTGATCTCATACACAGAGCCGCAATCCGTCATAGCGGAGGGCTTCAGAACTCTGCGCTCTTCACTCATGCTGTCGGCAGTCGACCGTGAACCCAGGCTGATTTTGCTCACGAGCAGCTTTGCCGCCGAAGGCAAATCTACCTGTGCTGCGAATCTTGCCATCTCCTTCGCGCGGCGGTCCGCTCGTGTTCTGCTGGTTGACTCCGATCTACGGAAGGGCACGCAACACCTTAAGTTCAAGACTTCGAACAGGGTGGGATTGTCCACGCTGCTCTCCCGCGAATCGGGTAATGAAGTTTACGAACAGCCTCTACCTGACCTCCCCAACCTGACGGTTGTTACACGCGGCCCCATCGCTCCGAACCCGGGCGAAATGCTTGCATCGCGGAGCATGGAAGACCTTCTTCTGCAATGGCGGCTCGAGTACGATCACGTCATTCTCGACACATCGCCCGTGCTCGCAGTATCGGATACGCTGAGCCTCGCTCCTCACATGGACGCGGTTTTCATTCTTGTGCGCTCTGGAGTGACGCGCAAGAAGGCCCTCTCTCGCGTGCGAGATCTGTTGCGGCGTTCCAATGCCAGGCTCCTGGGAACGGTGGTCAATGACGTCGATCTGCGGCTGGAAAATTACTACACCTATTCAAGACGCTATGACTACGACTACAGCAAAGGCTACGGAGCAGGGTACGGAGTGACGGATGAAGAAAAGTAA
- a CDS encoding polysaccharide biosynthesis/export family protein: MKKSKTRDSSFRPGIAFIAFLLLTPQLGFSQQPTPGATPDQRNSAPNIAIGAGDLLSIVVFDTPELTTSARVSQDGEVNLPVLGMMRLAGMNTIDAARRIEDELRSRHLILDPHVTVFISEYASQGATVMGEVRTPGVYPTLGTRKMLDMISVAGGLQTTAGKTVTIVHRDDPQHPVNIALQSGPANMSAQENPVILPGDTMIVAKAGVVYVIGDVLKPGGFLIDNNTPVSVMQSLSLAGGWDKTAALSKTKLIRKTSEGREEVDLDLKHVAYGSQADISVKDGDILFVPSSISKTLTYRGIEAAISITSGVLIYTH; encoded by the coding sequence ATGAAGAAAAGTAAGACGCGGGATTCGTCCTTTCGCCCGGGAATCGCCTTCATCGCCTTTCTGCTTCTTACACCGCAGCTTGGATTCTCACAGCAGCCAACACCTGGAGCTACGCCTGACCAACGCAATTCTGCGCCGAACATCGCGATTGGCGCAGGCGATCTATTAAGCATCGTTGTATTTGATACGCCGGAATTAACGACGTCCGCGCGCGTCAGCCAGGATGGCGAAGTAAACTTGCCGGTTCTGGGAATGATGCGGCTGGCCGGCATGAACACGATCGACGCAGCGCGCAGGATCGAAGATGAGTTGCGCTCACGCCACCTGATCCTTGACCCACACGTCACCGTCTTCATCTCCGAATACGCCTCTCAGGGGGCAACGGTGATGGGGGAAGTCAGAACTCCCGGCGTCTATCCCACGCTCGGTACGCGCAAGATGCTCGATATGATTTCTGTTGCCGGTGGCTTGCAGACAACCGCTGGGAAGACTGTCACCATCGTGCATCGCGATGATCCGCAGCATCCCGTTAACATCGCATTGCAATCCGGGCCCGCAAACATGTCTGCCCAGGAGAATCCCGTCATCCTTCCGGGCGACACCATGATTGTGGCCAAAGCCGGGGTTGTTTATGTGATTGGCGACGTATTGAAGCCAGGCGGATTTCTGATTGACAACAACACTCCCGTCTCGGTAATGCAATCCCTCTCGCTCGCCGGTGGATGGGATAAGACTGCGGCGTTAAGCAAAACAAAACTGATTCGCAAAACCTCTGAGGGCAGGGAAGAAGTCGATCTCGACCTTAAGCACGTGGCCTATGGCTCGCAAGCGGATATCAGCGTAAAGGATGGCGACATTCTTTTCGTTCCATCCAGCATCAGCAAGACGCTGACCTATCGCGGAATAGAAGCCGCCATTAGTATTACAAGCGGCGTGCTTATCTACACGCATTGA